One genomic segment of Oncorhynchus mykiss isolate Arlee chromosome 10, USDA_OmykA_1.1, whole genome shotgun sequence includes these proteins:
- the LOC118936846 gene encoding uncharacterized protein LOC118936846 isoform X1, which translates to MPRECAVKTCDNKQKTWSALMFHRLPLSHPDRLKLWLIALNKDANTATDDLRKLLVCSEHFLPGDYYEKLGQDRHSRMRIMKSFLKDTAVPSVAVHAPGQRGIISVETGDVPPGTDSLSAGGASSPTPQRGGSGVATATTGFLSHRGLQLTEPASTSGAYVALAHTCSLSKVMLLLSWGSTLSKVMLLLSWGSTLSKVMLLLSWGCTLSKVLLLLSWGYTSCTLSKVMLLLSWGSTLSKVMLLLSWGYTSCTLSKVMLLLSWGCTLSKVMLLLSWGYTSCTLSKVMLLLSWGSTLSKVMLLLSWGYTSCTLSKVMLLLSWGSTLSKVMLLLSWGYTSCTLSKVMLLLSWGYTSCTLSKVMLLLSWGSTLSKVMLLLS; encoded by the exons ATGCCTCGCGAGTGCGCTGTTAAAACGTGCGACAACAAGCAAAAGACTTGGTCGGCTCTAATGTTTCACCGACTTCCACTGAGTCATCCGGACCGATTGAAACTGTGGCTGATTGCTCTGAACAAAGATGCTAATACCGCGACCGATGACCTCAGAAAGTTACTCGTTTGCTCGGAACATTTTCTACCGGGGGACTATTACGAGAAGCTGGGACAGGACAGACACAGCAGGATGAGAATCATGAAAAGTTTCCTGAAGGATACAGCGGTGCCGTCGGTGGCCGTTCACGCGCCAGGACAACGTGGAATAATATCG gTTGAGACGGGAGACGTACCTCCAGGGACTGACTCCCTGTCTGCTGGAGGGGCATCTAGTCCCACCCCACAACGTGGAGGGTCAGGTGTTGCTACGGCTACGACGGGGTTCCTCTCCCACCGGGGTCTGCAGCTGACAGAGCCTGCTTCAACCTCTGGGGCGTACGTGGCTCTGGCTCACACGTGTTCACTTAGTAAGGTAATGCTGTTATTATCATGGGGCTCTACACTTAGTAAGGTAATGCTGTTATTATCATGGGGCTCTACACTTAGTAAGGTAATGCTGTTATTATCATGGGGCTGTACACTTAGTAAGGTATTGCTGTTATTATCATGGGGCTATACTAGCTGTACACTTAGTAAGGTAATGCTGTTATTATCATGGGGCTCTACACTTAGTAAGGTAATGCTGTTATTATCATGGGGCTATACTAGCTGTACACTTAGTAAGGTAATGCTGTTATTATCATGGGGCTGTACACTTAGTAAGGTAATGCTGTTATTATCATGGGGCTATACTAGCTGTACACTTAGTAAGGTAATGCTGTTATTATCATGGGGCTCTACACTTAGTAAGGTAATGCTGTTATTATCATGGGGCTATACTAGCTGTACACTTAGTAAGGTAATGCTGTTATTATCATGGGGCTCTACACTTAGTAAGGTAATGCTGTTATTATCATGGGGCTATACTAGCTGTACACTTAGTAAG GTAATGCTGTTATTATCATGGGGCTATACTAGCTGTACACTTAGTAAGGTAATGCTGTTATTATCATGGGGCTCTACACTTAGTAAGGTAATGCTGTTATTATCATGA
- the LOC118936846 gene encoding uncharacterized protein LOC118936846 isoform X2 — translation MPRECAVKTCDNKQKTWSALMFHRLPLSHPDRLKLWLIALNKDANTATDDLRKLLVCSEHFLPGDYYEKLGQDRHSRMRIMKSFLKDTAVPSVAVHAPGQRGIISVETGDVPPGTDSLSAGGASSPTPQRGGSGVATATTGFLSHRGLQLTEPASTSGAYVALAHTCSLSKDLPSTTTTGDACRRKKTKTNVPVSICLTLPVPSVDTA, via the exons ATGCCTCGCGAGTGCGCTGTTAAAACGTGCGACAACAAGCAAAAGACTTGGTCGGCTCTAATGTTTCACCGACTTCCACTGAGTCATCCGGACCGATTGAAACTGTGGCTGATTGCTCTGAACAAAGATGCTAATACCGCGACCGATGACCTCAGAAAGTTACTCGTTTGCTCGGAACATTTTCTACCGGGGGACTATTACGAGAAGCTGGGACAGGACAGACACAGCAGGATGAGAATCATGAAAAGTTTCCTGAAGGATACAGCGGTGCCGTCGGTGGCCGTTCACGCGCCAGGACAACGTGGAATAATATCG gTTGAGACGGGAGACGTACCTCCAGGGACTGACTCCCTGTCTGCTGGAGGGGCATCTAGTCCCACCCCACAACGTGGAGGGTCAGGTGTTGCTACGGCTACGACGGGGTTCCTCTCCCACCGGGGTCTGCAGCTGACAGAGCCTGCTTCAACCTCTGGGGCGTACGTGGCTCTGGCTCACACGTGTTCACTTAGTAAG GACCTCCCCTCTACGACGACAACGGGAGACGCATGCAGAAGGAAAAAAACAAAGACCAACGTTCCTGTGAGTATCTGTCTGACACTTCCTGTTCCTTCTGTTGATACGGCTTGA